In Juglans regia cultivar Chandler unplaced genomic scaffold, Walnut 2.0 Scaffold_13, whole genome shotgun sequence, a single genomic region encodes these proteins:
- the LOC108998265 gene encoding 50S ribosomal protein L7/L12-like, protein MSFILRRHNLQMGLSRKAVLALNPININTFIQRFSQPAREEEEGEEVEIDQKRLPTDYDPATFDPTEHRSPPTERVFRLVDEVSGLTLAEACQLGAIMMKRMGMKDPPTVGVMKPGAAGLAGFAAKAPTAAKEEKKPEKTVFELKLESYEAASKIKIIKEVRSFTDLGLKEAKDLVEKTPAVFKRGVSKEEGEQIIEKMRALGAKVIME, encoded by the coding sequence ATGAGCTTCATTTTAAGAAGGCATAATTTACAAATGGGATTATCCAGAAAAGCTGTGCTGGCACTAAATCCTATTAATATCAATACGTTCATTCAAAGATTTAGTCAACCTGcaagggaggaggaagagggGGAAGAAGTGGAGATTGATCAGAAAAGGCTCCCAACTGATTATGATCCAGCTACTTTTGATCCCACAGAGCATCGTAGTCCTCCAACTGAGCGTGTATTTAGGCTTGTAGACGAAGTCTCAGGACTCACATTGGCTGAAGCTTGCCAGCTGGGAGCCATTATGATGAAAAGAATGGGAATGAAGGACCCACCAACAGTTGGGGTCATGAAACCAGGAGCTGCGGGATTGGCTGGATTTGCAGCAAAGGCACCTACAGCAGccaaggaggagaagaaaccAGAAAAGACTGTTTTTGAATTAAAACTTGAGTCCTATGAGGCAGCTTCAAAGATCAAGATAATCAAGGAGGTTAGGAGTTTTACTGATTTGGGTCTCAAGGAAGCCAAAGACTTGGTAGAGAAGACCCCAGCAGTTTTTAAAAGGGGAGTATCGAAAGAAGAAGGTGAGCAAATAATTGAGAAGATGAGAGCTCTTGGGGCCAAGGTTATCATGGAATGA
- the LOC118343665 gene encoding bifunctional purine biosynthesis protein PurH-like: protein MFGLAVSSPTYTSTPTSADTALNRVPCAALLRTKAASSCSLSSSFGCVRLHSCPLRLSSGPIRAMSEIDTLSEPNSASQSSVSVNKQALISLSDKKDLTFLGSGLQKLGYTIVSTGGTASALESSGLSVTKVEQLTCFPEMLDGRVKTLHPNIHGGILARRDQKHHMEALNKHGIGMFDVVVVNLYPFYDKVTSTGGIEFDDGIENIDIGGPAMIRAAAKNHKDVLVVVDPQDYPQLIEFLGGDGNDQHFRRQLAWKAFQHVASYDSAVSEWLWKQTAGGSSDEFPPSLTVPLECKSILRYGENPHQHAAFYVDKRLAEVNTGGIATAIQHHGKSMSYNNYLDADAAWNCVSEFRNPTCVIVKHTNPCGVASRDNILEAYRLAVKADPVSAFGGIVAFNVEVDEALAKEIREFRSPTDGETRMFYEIVVAPKYSEKGLEILRGKSKTLRILEASKNEKGKLSLRQVGGGWLAQDSDDLTPQDIQFKVVSEKAPQESELRDAEFAWLCVKHVKSNAIVIAKNNCMLGMGSGQPNRLESLRIALKKAGDEVKGAALASDAFFPFAWKDAVEEACESGVSVIAEPGGSIRDGDAIDCCKKYGVSLLLTKVRHFRH, encoded by the exons ATGTTTGGGCTTGCAGTTTCATCTCCAACTTACACTTCCACCCCCACCTCAGCCGACACTGCTCTCAATCGCGTACCGTGCGCCGCTCTTCTGAGAACTAAAGCCGCCTCTTCTTGCTCTTTATCG TCGTCCTTCGGGTGCGTTCGGCTTCACTCCTGCCCGCTGCGTCTGAGCTCTGGTCCAATCAGAGCCATGTCTGAGATTGATACTCTCTCGGAGCCAAACAGTGCTTCTCAGTCCTCTGTTTCTG TTAACAAGCAAGCACTAATATCATTGTCAGACAAGAAGGATCTTACTTTTCTTGGATCTGGGCTTCAAAAATTGGG TTACACAATTGTTTCAACTGGGGGAACAGCATCAGCTTTGGAAAGTTCTGGCCTATCTGTTACTAAAGTGGAACAGCTTACCTGTTTTCCGGAAATG CTTGATGGCCGTGTAAAAACTCTGCACCCTAACATACATGGGGGTATTCTTGCTAGAAGAGATCAAAAGCATCATATGGAAGCTCTCAATAAACATGGAATTG GTATGTTTGATGTTGTAGTAGTGAATCTGTATCCCTTCTATGATAAAGTAACTTCAACTGGAGGAATTGAGTTTGATGACGGAATTGAGAATATTGATATTGGTGGTCCTGCAATGATCAGAGCTGCTGCAAAG AATCATAAGGATGTCTTGGTGGTTGTAGATCCACAAGATTATCCTCAGCTCATAGAATTTCTAGGAGGAGATGGGAATGATCAACACTTCCGTAGACAGCTTGCTTGGAAGGCATTTCAACATGTTGCTTCTTATGATTCTGCAGTTTCTGAGTGGCTTTGGAAGCAAACTGCAGGAGGTTCTTCAG atGAATTTCCTCCCAGCTTAACAGTGCCTCTTGAGTGCAAAAGTATTCTTCGTTATGGTGAAAATCCTCATCAACATGCTGCGTTTTATGTGGACAAGAGACTTGCAGAGGTTAATACTGGTGGCATTGCAACTGCTATTCAACACCATGGGAAG TCGATGTCATACAATAACTACCTAGACGCTGATGCAGCTTGGAATTGCGTGTCAGAGTTTAGAAACCCTACCTGTGTAATTGTAAAGCATACAAATCCATGTGGAGTAGCTTCACGTGATAATATACTTGAAGCATACAGGCTTGCCGTTAAAGCAGATCCAGTGAGTGCTTTCGGTGGCATTGTAGCCTTCAATGTAGAAGTAGATGAG GCTCTTGCTAAGGAAATCCGGGAGTTTAGGAGCCCCACAGATGGTGAGACTCGGATGTTTTACGAGATTGTAGTTGCGCCCAAGTATTCAGAAAAGGGGCTTGAGATTCTTCGTGGAAAGTCTAAGACCCTAAGGATCCTTGAAGCAAGTAAAAATGAGAAAGGAAAGCTTTCACTCAGACAAGTTGGTGGTGGATGGTTAGCCCAGGATTCAGATGACTTGACCCCGCAGGATATCCAATTTAAAGTGGTTTCTGAGAAGGCTCCGCAAGAAAGCGAACTTCGGGATGCAGAGTTTGCATGGTTATGTGTCAAGCATGTCAAAAGTAATGCTATTGTAATAGCAAAG AATAATTGCATGTTGGGCATGGGAAGTGGCCAGCCAAACCGTCTAGAGAGTTTGAGGATAGCATTGAAGAAAGCCGGAGATGAGGTCAAAGGGGCAGCTTTGGCTAGTGATGCCTTCTTTCCATTTG CCTGGAAAGATGCGGTGGAAGAAGCATGTGAGAGTGGGGTCAGTGTTATTGCAGAGCCTGGTGGGAGCATCAGAGATGGGGATGCAATAGACTGCTGTAAAAAGTATGGTGTTTCACTTCTCTTGACCAAAGTGAGGCACTTCAGGCATTGA
- the LOC118345053 gene encoding uncharacterized protein LOC118345053, producing the protein MVREPYSSDMEVGMNMMNNDMNMKPAWLEGLMAETFFGACGAHENRRKNEKNVFCLHCCLSICPHCFPSHRSHPLLQVRRYVYHDVVRLGDLEKLIDCSYIQPYTINSAKVIFLNQRPQSRSFKGSANICWTCDRILQEPFHFCSLSCKVDNMVCRGEDLSSILYRFDESDFAISQFEGLQMDGSEMIIDDDDGQITTSSILEDPVVQYRGSSCSNEATSNSLISREPELVKKKKGRGLLPGIVLSLSNRRKGAPQRAPLS; encoded by the exons atggtgagaGAGCCATACTCTTCAGATATGGAAGTTGGGATGAACATGATGAACAACGACATGAATATGAAGCCTGCATGGCTTGAGGGTTTGATGGCTGAAACATTCTTCGGCGCTTGTGGGGCCCACGAGAATCGCAGGAAGAACGAGAAGAACGTCTTTTGCTTGCACTGTTGCCTTAGTATTTGCCCCCACTGCTTCCCTTCTCACCGCTCCCACCCTCTCCTTCAG GTGAGACGATATGTTTACCATGATGTCGTTCGATTGGGTGATCTGGAAAAGCTCATTGACTGCTCATATATTCAg CCCTACACTATAAACAGTGCCAAAGTGATATTCTTGAATCAGAGGCCACAGTCTAGGTCTTTCAAGGGCTCTGCCAACATATGCTGGACTTGTGACAGGATTCTCCAAGAGCCATTCCACTTCTGTTCACTCTCATGCAAG gtTGATAACATGGTGTGCCGAGGAGAAGATCTATCCAGCATTCTGTACAGGTTTGATGAATCCGATTTTGCAATTTCCCAGTTCGAGGGATTACAGATGGATGGCTCGGAGATGataattgatgatgatgatggccAAATTACCACAAGCTCCATCCTAGAGGATCCAGTAGTACAATACAGAGGTTCATCATGCTCCAATGAGGCCACTAGCAATTCCTTAATTTCACGCGAACCCGAGctggtgaagaagaagaaaggacgGGGCTTGCTCCCCGGGATTGTTCTCTCTCTCAGCAACAGGAGAAAGGGAGCTCCTCAGAGGGCTCCTCTTTCTTAA